One region of Eubalaena glacialis isolate mEubGla1 chromosome 6, mEubGla1.1.hap2.+ XY, whole genome shotgun sequence genomic DNA includes:
- the LOC133093724 gene encoding sigma intracellular receptor 2-like, translating to MMGSLGARHGLGWLMGLYFLSHVPITLLVDLQAVLPRDLYPVELRNLQEWYTEESKDPLLHNPPVWFKSFLFCELVFQLPFFLIPTYVFFKVVHGGCRWIHTPAIIYSVHTMTTLIPILSTFLLQDFSKASCFRGQGPKTFHEQLFHVSVCITYLLIPLILLLFMLRNP from the exons ATGATGGGGTCTCTGGGCGCCCGGCATGGCCTGGGGTGGCTGATGGGCCTCTACTTCCTCTCCCACGTCCCCATCACCCTGCTCGTGGACCTGCAGGCGGTGCTGCCTCGTGATCTCTACCCGGTGGAGCTGAGAAACCTGCAGGAGTGGTATACTGAGGAGTCCAAAGACCCCCTGCTACACAACCCCCCGGTGTGGTTTAAGTCCTTTCTGTTTTGCGAGCTTGTGTTTCAGCTGCCTTTCTTTCTCATCCCAACATATGTCTTCTTCAAAGT TGTTCATGGAGGCTGCAGGTGGATCCACACCCCTGCAATCATCTACTCGGTTCACACCATGACAACTCTGATTCCAATCCTCTCCACGTTTCTACTCCAGGATTTCTCCAAAGCCAGTTGTTTCAGAGGACAAGGACCTAAGACTTTCCACGAACAACTATTCCATGTATCTGTCTGCATCACCTACCTTCTCATCCCTCTTATACTTCTGCTTTTCATGTTGAGGAACCCCTAG